In the genome of Desulfuromonas sp. DDH964, one region contains:
- the queA gene encoding tRNA preQ1(34) S-adenosylmethionine ribosyltransferase-isomerase QueA, with protein MRLDDFDFDLPGELIAQEPAARREDSRLMVLERATGAVSQRPFTAITESFRAGDLLVANDTRVIPARLLGRKESGGRIEIFLVRRCPGVEETWDCLTRASKPPRLGSAVIFKDGRRAVFVAGGESTLRRVRFEGEGDFSAWLEAHGEMPLPPYIRRAAGTLDRERYQTIFAREAGALAAPTAGLHFTPVILEELRQRGVEIQALTLHVGLGTFLPVRVEDPREHRMHHETYLVPEVTAAAVNRARSEGRRVIALGTTSARALEAAAGSDDRLLAGPGETDIFIYPGYRFRVVSGLVTNFHLPRSTLLMLVAALAGREFVLEAYRQAVAARYRFFSYGDCMLVL; from the coding sequence GTGCGGCTAGATGATTTCGACTTCGACCTCCCCGGTGAGCTGATTGCCCAGGAACCGGCTGCACGGCGCGAGGATTCGCGGCTCATGGTCCTTGAGCGCGCGACCGGGGCCGTGAGCCAGCGACCGTTTACCGCGATCACCGAATCGTTTCGCGCGGGAGATCTGCTGGTCGCCAACGATACCCGGGTGATCCCGGCTCGTCTGCTCGGCCGCAAGGAGAGTGGCGGCCGGATCGAAATCTTCCTGGTGCGCAGATGCCCCGGCGTCGAGGAGACCTGGGATTGCCTGACCCGCGCTTCCAAGCCGCCCCGGCTGGGCAGCGCGGTCATCTTCAAAGACGGGCGACGGGCCGTCTTTGTCGCCGGTGGCGAATCGACCCTGCGGCGGGTTCGCTTCGAGGGGGAAGGTGATTTTTCGGCCTGGCTGGAAGCCCATGGCGAAATGCCGTTGCCCCCCTATATCCGCCGGGCGGCCGGAACCCTTGACCGGGAACGCTACCAGACCATATTCGCCCGGGAGGCCGGCGCCCTTGCCGCACCGACCGCCGGTCTTCACTTTACGCCGGTGATCCTTGAGGAACTGCGCCAGCGCGGCGTCGAAATCCAGGCTTTGACCCTCCATGTCGGGCTGGGAACCTTTCTGCCGGTTCGGGTCGAAGACCCCCGTGAACACCGGATGCACCACGAAACCTACCTGGTGCCGGAAGTGACGGCGGCCGCCGTCAACCGTGCTCGCAGTGAAGGGCGTCGGGTCATCGCTCTTGGCACCACCAGCGCCCGCGCTCTGGAAGCGGCGGCGGGCAGCGACGACCGGCTGCTGGCCGGCCCCGGCGAGACCGATATTTTCATCTATCCCGGCTACCGCTTCCGGGTGGTTTCGGGGCTGGTGACCAATTTCCATCTGCCCCGTTCAACCCTGCTGATGCTGGTCGCGGCCCTGGCAGGCCGGGAATTTGTCCTCGAAGCCTATCGCCAGGCGGTGGCAGCCCGGTACCGTTTTTTCAGCTACGGCGACTGTATGCTGGTCCTGTGA
- the tgt gene encoding tRNA guanosine(34) transglycosylase Tgt: MDPFSFVLLHEDAQTRARRGRLLTRRGVVETPVFMPVGTQGTVKGMLPESLVEVGAQIILANTYHLFLRPGHERVARLGGLHRFMNWNRPILTDSGGFQVFSLGDLRKIDEEGVRFQSHLDGSSQVLTPESSIAVQEALGADIIMAFDECIPYPASRDYVLQSTRRSGRWARRCRDARRTDDGAALFGIVQGGMFPELRAESAAELIETGFEGYALGGLSVGEEADLMYAMMEEAVPLLPREKPRYVMGVGTPENLIEGIARGVDMFDCVMPTRNARNGVLFTSFGRISIKQARFADDADPVDPECSCYVCRNYSRAYLRHLYQSNEILASVLNTWHNLHYYQQLLMQAREAIEKDRFDSFRREFYSRRTGP, encoded by the coding sequence TTGGACCCTTTCAGCTTTGTTCTTTTACACGAGGATGCGCAAACCCGTGCCCGTCGCGGCCGGCTTCTGACCCGCCGCGGCGTGGTTGAGACCCCGGTCTTCATGCCGGTCGGAACCCAGGGGACGGTCAAGGGGATGCTGCCCGAATCGCTGGTCGAGGTCGGTGCCCAGATCATTCTGGCCAATACCTACCACCTTTTCCTGCGGCCCGGCCACGAGCGGGTGGCGCGCCTCGGCGGTCTGCACCGGTTCATGAACTGGAACCGGCCGATTTTGACCGACAGCGGCGGATTTCAGGTCTTCAGCCTCGGCGACCTGCGCAAGATTGATGAGGAAGGGGTGCGGTTTCAGTCGCACCTCGACGGCTCCTCCCAGGTCCTGACGCCCGAGTCTTCGATTGCCGTTCAGGAGGCACTCGGGGCCGATATCATCATGGCCTTTGACGAGTGCATTCCCTATCCCGCCAGCCGGGACTACGTGCTCCAGTCAACCCGGCGTTCCGGACGCTGGGCCCGGCGGTGCCGTGACGCGCGCCGCACCGATGACGGGGCCGCCCTGTTCGGCATTGTACAGGGCGGGATGTTTCCCGAACTGCGAGCCGAGAGCGCCGCCGAGTTGATCGAGACCGGCTTTGAAGGCTATGCTTTGGGAGGGCTGTCGGTCGGTGAAGAGGCCGACTTGATGTACGCCATGATGGAAGAGGCGGTGCCGCTCCTGCCACGGGAGAAGCCGCGTTACGTCATGGGGGTCGGAACCCCGGAAAATTTGATCGAAGGGATCGCCCGCGGCGTCGACATGTTCGATTGCGTGATGCCGACCCGCAACGCACGTAACGGCGTCCTCTTTACCAGTTTCGGTCGCATCAGCATCAAGCAGGCCCGCTTTGCCGACGACGCCGATCCCGTCGACCCGGAGTGCAGCTGTTATGTCTGTCGCAACTACAGCCGGGCCTACCTGCGGCACCTCTACCAGAGCAACGAGATTCTCGCCTCGGTTCTCAATACCTGGCACAACCTGCACTACTATCAGCAGTTGTTGATGCAGGCGCGAGAAGCCATTGAAAAAGATCGATTCGATTCATTCCGTCGCGAATTCTATTCCCGGCGGACGGGACCTTAA
- the yajC gene encoding preprotein translocase subunit YajC: MIMNLFTASEAFAMAGNPQGQQGGAPAYQGIIMLVIMFAIFYFLLIRPQQKRAKEHKALVESLAAGDQVVTAGGVHGKIVSVQETIVTLEIATGVKIKINRSSIVGTSREQQ; encoded by the coding sequence ATGATCATGAATCTTTTTACCGCGTCCGAAGCCTTTGCCATGGCCGGCAATCCCCAGGGCCAGCAGGGTGGCGCTCCCGCCTACCAGGGGATCATCATGCTGGTGATCATGTTCGCCATCTTCTATTTTCTGCTGATCCGGCCCCAGCAGAAACGGGCCAAGGAGCACAAGGCCCTGGTTGAAAGTTTGGCCGCCGGTGATCAGGTCGTCACTGCCGGGGGAGTTCACGGCAAGATCGTCAGCGTTCAGGAGACGATCGTAACGCTGGAGATTGCTACCGGCGTCAAGATCAAGATCAATCGCAGCTCCATTGTTGGAACCAGCCGCGAACAACAATAA
- a CDS encoding DUF2065 domain-containing protein encodes MKSLLVVVGLVFIFEGVPWFLSPLRVRKLLLVLARLPEPLLRGCGLLAMVIGLLLVWIGH; translated from the coding sequence GTGAAGTCGTTGCTGGTAGTGGTCGGGCTGGTTTTTATCTTCGAAGGGGTTCCCTGGTTTCTGTCGCCGCTGCGGGTCAGGAAGCTGCTCCTCGTCCTGGCCCGTCTGCCGGAGCCGCTTCTGCGCGGCTGCGGTCTTCTGGCCATGGTCATCGGTCTGTTGCTGGTCTGGATCGGTCACTGA